A genomic region of Marinobacter sp. NP-4(2019) contains the following coding sequences:
- a CDS encoding pilus assembly protein PilM, with protein MFGLFGKKSSAVLGVDISSSSVKLLELSKNGDRYKVESYAVEPLPANAVVEKNITDVEAVGEVLKRVASKSRTGVKQVAVAVSGSAVITKVIQMDGGLNEFEMEDQIALEADQYIPYPLDEVAIDFEVQGPSETNPDQVDVLLAACRKENVDIREDALEIASLTTKVVDVEAYALERAYTLIEPQLDSQGEELVVAIVDIGATMTTLSVLADGRTVYTREQIFGGKQLTEEIQRRYGLSVEEAGLAKKQGGLPDDYESEVLTPFREAVVQQVARALQFFFGASQYNAVDYVILAGGTASIQGLTEMVEEKTGTPTLVANPFSDMSVGSRVNASALASDAPSLMIACGLAMRSFD; from the coding sequence GTGTTCGGATTGTTTGGAAAAAAATCCAGTGCCGTCTTGGGTGTGGACATCAGCTCCAGTTCAGTCAAGCTGTTGGAACTCTCAAAGAACGGAGACCGATACAAGGTCGAAAGTTACGCAGTGGAGCCTTTGCCGGCTAACGCTGTTGTTGAAAAAAATATCACAGATGTGGAAGCGGTCGGCGAAGTCCTCAAGCGCGTCGCCTCCAAATCCCGCACCGGCGTGAAGCAGGTCGCTGTTGCTGTGTCGGGTTCTGCCGTCATAACCAAGGTTATTCAGATGGACGGCGGCCTTAATGAGTTTGAAATGGAAGACCAGATCGCGCTGGAGGCGGATCAGTATATTCCGTACCCTCTGGACGAAGTCGCTATCGATTTTGAGGTGCAGGGACCCTCCGAAACCAATCCTGATCAGGTCGATGTGCTCCTGGCGGCATGCCGTAAGGAAAACGTCGACATCCGTGAAGACGCGTTGGAGATTGCGTCACTCACCACCAAGGTTGTTGATGTCGAGGCCTACGCACTTGAGCGGGCCTACACCTTGATTGAGCCTCAATTGGACTCCCAGGGGGAGGAATTGGTTGTGGCCATCGTCGACATCGGCGCCACTATGACCACCCTGAGTGTTCTGGCTGACGGCAGGACGGTCTATACCCGTGAACAGATTTTCGGCGGCAAGCAGTTGACCGAGGAGATCCAGCGTCGCTATGGCTTGTCTGTGGAAGAGGCCGGGCTCGCCAAGAAACAGGGGGGATTACCGGATGACTACGAGTCCGAAGTGCTGACCCCCTTCCGGGAGGCCGTCGTGCAGCAAGTGGCCAGGGCACTCCAGTTCTTCTTTGGTGCAAGTCAGTACAATGCGGTGGATTACGTGATTCTGGCCGGTGGTACTGCGTCGATACAGGGCCTGACAGAAATGGTCGAAGAGAAAACGGGAACGCCGACTCTGGTTGCCAACCCATTTTCCGATATGTCCGTAGGCTCCAGGGTCAACGCGTCAGCGCTTGCGA